The following are encoded together in the Panicum virgatum strain AP13 chromosome 6K, P.virgatum_v5, whole genome shotgun sequence genome:
- the LOC120711610 gene encoding uncharacterized protein LOC120711610 produces the protein MGTITCELESSYAATAGAGAGKARLDGKLGVPPREQRWFAFAGDSKGKGRRLGGGGRGGAADGSWYGGRFLRRRTGGGMQVFVRTLGGRSLALDVSPSDTVDAVKAWVQARERVAAADQRLVFAGRELGDGRRTLAEYGVGKEANLFLHRRLRGGAGGGAGAAGSRRATTAAAGVLAAVVAIGAALAYFSVPAAAAAAAAGASGMTLSLAVLLLAWALAMAGVNLITAGVFLAGRAETVRCAVQSAVVGKASAFVRRNLAVVGVAAASSAATGVIFGGGDRTLCFVSFALFLVAMSLVTIGVANCAR, from the coding sequence ATGGGCACCATCACGTGCGAGCTGGAATCGTCGTACGCCGccacggccggcgccggcgccggcaaggCCAGGCTTGACGGCAAGTTGGGCGTCCCGCCGCGCGAGCAGCGCTGGTTCGCCTTCGCCGGCGACAGCAAGGGCAAGGGCAGGAGGCTTGGGGGCGGCGGTCGAGGCGGCGCTGCGGACGGATCATGGTACGGCGGCCGGTTCCTTCGCCGTCgaaccggcggcggcatgcAGGTCTTCGTGAGGACCCTGGGCGGGAGGAGCCTGGCCCTGGACGTCAGCCCGTCGGACACCGTCGACGCGGTGAAGGCCTGGGTCCAGGCGAGGGAgcgcgtcgcggcggcggaccAGCGCCTCGTCTTCGCCGGGAGGGAGCTCGGTGACGGCCGCCGCACCCTCGCCGAGTACGGTGTCGGGAAGGAGGCCAACCTgttcctccaccgccgcctccgcggcggcgctggaggaggcgccggcgccgccggctcgcGCCGGGCAACGACAGCAGCCGccggcgtcctcgccgccgtggtCGCGATCGGCGCGGCGCTCGCCTACTTCTCGGTCCCAgctgcagctgcggcggcggcggcaggcgccaGCGGCATGACCCTGTccctcgccgtcctcctcctcgcgtgGGCGCTCGCCATGGCCGGAGTGAACCTGATCACGGCCGGCGTCTTCCTGGCCGGCAGAGCCGAGACTGTTCGGTGCGCCGTGCAGTCCGCCGTGGTCGGCAAGGCGTCCGCCTTTGTCCGCCGGAACCTCGCTGTCGTCGGAGTCGCGGCTgcctcgtcggcggcgacaGGAGTCATCTTCGGCGGCGGTGACCGGACACTCTGTTTCGTTAGCTTTGCTCTGTTCCTGGTCGCCATGTCTCTCGTTACCATCGGCGTAGCGAACTGTGCTCGCTGA